One genomic window of Dunckerocampus dactyliophorus isolate RoL2022-P2 chromosome 7, RoL_Ddac_1.1, whole genome shotgun sequence includes the following:
- the LOC129185287 gene encoding RIIa domain-containing protein 1, with amino-acid sequence MAAESASGQLDVGVLSAEQREKLRLFKIQTRIDNEEYLMAHPEVEILVGDFLRDVLLKRPTDICAFAADHFTNPNLPVLINAKMETINTD; translated from the exons ATGGCGGCAGAAAGCGCTTCGGGACAACTGGACGTCGGCGTTCTGAGCGCCGAACAGCGGGAGAAACTGCGCCTGTTCAAA ATCCAGACGAGGATCGACAATGAGGAGTACCTGATGGCGCATCCCGAAGTGGAGATCCTGGTTGGAGATTTTCTCAG AGACGTGCTTCTTAAAAGACCCACTGACATCTGTGCTTTTGCCGCAG ATCATTTCACCAACCCAAACCTCCCCGTGCTTATCAACGCTAAAATGGAGACCATAAATACGGACTGA
- the il6r gene encoding interleukin-6 receptor subunit alpha isoform X3 — MRLFLPLLCALCITPVGSFYHGTCPKKEPPPGVLVLSPGSSLVLSCDGDVKVDGAKVKVSKQGSNNNAGEHSSSETQTTAYKPHRNEALIKADTNALKGKHEEQGVQAGREGRSSPVYQVFQPTSTPPKAEDMDTSKVTRGLKGKWKVNGKTVGRGHWDWGGFTVGSGGAQLSVSSTRPKDSGNYSCHHRGRERFSVKVIVAVRPDPPAAVSVRQEIGHETRITVNWTYPASWKSQDSYYELIYELKYHPVNSSHEQVKLIRGRRSSTITDALSGVEYMIQLRTQDEFDGLWSSWSAPVYGSSWTEVRTQEPVALYDDDLFPEYESSGTEDEPSEALPELSVSPAAVSHHILWISCPLALLAVVFVACVFRDKEKVLSKLHSLSVPGRRRSPAQPASPATIGAEGRALVTFSPPSSKEEEEAGGNEDERSEMARREAVHFNNTHYFLIQSH, encoded by the exons AACCTCCCCCTGGTGTGTTGGTTCTGTCCCCGGGCAGTAGCTTGGTTCTGTCCTGTGATGGTGACGTGAAGGTGGACGGAGCAAAGGTCAAGGTGTCCAAACAGGGCTCAAACAACAACGCAGGAGAACACTCCTCCAGTGAGACACAGACCACTGCATACAAGCCACACCGCAATGAAGCTTTAATAAAAGCTGATACAAATGCACTGAAGGGTAAGCATGAGGAGCAAGGAGTCCAGGCTGGAAGAGAAGGAAGATCATCTCCTGTGTACCAAGTCTTCCAGCCTACCAGTACACCTCCAAAGGCTGAAGACATGGACACCAGCAAGGTGACAAGGGGATTGAAAGGGAAGTGGAAAGTGAATGGGAAGACGGTAGGGAGAGGACACTGGGATTGGGGAGGGTTCACAGTGGGGAGCGGAGGGGCACAACTCTCTGTGTCCTCAACGCGACCAAAGGATTCCGGGAATTACTCTTGTCACCACCGAGGCCGAGAGAGGTTCTCCGTAAAGGTCATCGTGGCAG TGAGGCCTGACCCTCCAGCGGCGGTGTCGGTGCGACAGGAAATAGGGCATGAGACCAGGATAACGGTGAACTGGACTTACCCGGCCTCCTGGAAGTCTCAAGACAGTTATTATGAGCTCATCTACGAACTCAAATACCATCCGGTCAACTCTTCCCATGAGCAG gtGAAGTTAATCAGGGGCCGTCGCTCCTCCACCATCACTGATGCACTGTCAGGTGTGGAGTACATGATCCAGCTCAGAACCCAGGATGAATTTGATGGTCTGTGGAGCAGCTGGAGTGCACCGGTCTATGGCAGCAGCTGGACTG AAGTAAGGACCCAAGAGCCTGTGGCCCTGTACGATGACGATTTG TTCCCTGAGTACGAAAGTTCCGGAACAGAAGACGAGCCATCAGAAG CGCTTCCTGAATTAAGCGTCAGTCCGGCGGCCGTGTCGCATCACATCCTGTGGATCTCATGTCCACTGGCCCTCCTCGCCGTTGTTTTCGTCGCGTGCGTGTTCAG AGACAAGGAAAAAGTCTTGTCCAAACTGCACAGTCTGAGTGTCCCCGGTCGCCGCAGAAGCCCCGCCCAGCCTGCGTCGCCTGCCACGATCGGAGCGGAAGGTCGAGCCCTGGTGACTTTTAGCCCCCCGAGTtccaaagaagaagaggaggcggGGGGGAATGAGGACGAGCGGTCAGAGATGGCGAGACGGGAAGCCGTTCATTTTAACAACACGCATTACTTCTTGATCCAGAGCCATTGA
- the il6r gene encoding interleukin-6 receptor subunit alpha isoform X2 has protein sequence MRLFLPLLCALCITPVGSFYHGTCPKKEPPPGVLVLSPGSSLVLSCDGDVKVDGAKVKVSKQGSNNNAGEHSSSETQTTAYKPHRNEALIKADTNALKGKHEEQGVQAGREGRSSPVYQVFQPTSTPPKAEDMDTSKVTRGLKGKWKVNGKTVGRGHWDWGGFTVGSGGAQLSVSSTRPKDSGNYSCHHRGRERFSVKVIVADAPESPSLSCSKKSPSSKIRCEWTPAKPLTLRPNCYLWLSKRPSDTFHRFHCSFSSRWSRCWCALDHDEDELRTFHMAYLCVTSMAGNATSPILPFYPLDILRPDPPAAVSVRQEIGHETRITVNWTYPASWKSQDSYYELIYELKYHPVNSSHEQVKLIRGRRSSTITDALSGVEYMIQLRTQDEFDGLWSSWSAPVYGSSWTVRTQEPVALYDDDLFPEYESSGTEDEPSEALPELSVSPAAVSHHILWISCPLALLAVVFVACVFRDKEKVLSKLHSLSVPGRRRSPAQPASPATIGAEGRALVTFSPPSSKEEEEAGGNEDERSEMARREAVHFNNTHYFLIQSH, from the exons AACCTCCCCCTGGTGTGTTGGTTCTGTCCCCGGGCAGTAGCTTGGTTCTGTCCTGTGATGGTGACGTGAAGGTGGACGGAGCAAAGGTCAAGGTGTCCAAACAGGGCTCAAACAACAACGCAGGAGAACACTCCTCCAGTGAGACACAGACCACTGCATACAAGCCACACCGCAATGAAGCTTTAATAAAAGCTGATACAAATGCACTGAAGGGTAAGCATGAGGAGCAAGGAGTCCAGGCTGGAAGAGAAGGAAGATCATCTCCTGTGTACCAAGTCTTCCAGCCTACCAGTACACCTCCAAAGGCTGAAGACATGGACACCAGCAAGGTGACAAGGGGATTGAAAGGGAAGTGGAAAGTGAATGGGAAGACGGTAGGGAGAGGACACTGGGATTGGGGAGGGTTCACAGTGGGGAGCGGAGGGGCACAACTCTCTGTGTCCTCAACGCGACCAAAGGATTCCGGGAATTACTCTTGTCACCACCGAGGCCGAGAGAGGTTCTCCGTAAAGGTCATCGTGGCAG ATGCTCCAGAGAGTCCCAGCCTGTCCTGCAGCAAAAAGTCACCCAGCAGTAAGATTCGCTGTGAGTGGACGCCTGCCAAGCCATTGACTTTACGACCTAACTGCTACCTGTGGCTCAGTAAACG GCCCAGCGACACATTCCATCGTTTTCACTGTTCCTTCTCCTCCCGTTGGTCCCGCTGCTGGTGCGCTCTTGACCACGACGAGGATGAGCTCAGAACTTTTCACATGGCCTACTTGTGCGTGACAAGCATGGCGGGCAACGCCACCAGCCCCATCTTGCCCTTTTACCCTCTGGATATTT TGAGGCCTGACCCTCCAGCGGCGGTGTCGGTGCGACAGGAAATAGGGCATGAGACCAGGATAACGGTGAACTGGACTTACCCGGCCTCCTGGAAGTCTCAAGACAGTTATTATGAGCTCATCTACGAACTCAAATACCATCCGGTCAACTCTTCCCATGAGCAG gtGAAGTTAATCAGGGGCCGTCGCTCCTCCACCATCACTGATGCACTGTCAGGTGTGGAGTACATGATCCAGCTCAGAACCCAGGATGAATTTGATGGTCTGTGGAGCAGCTGGAGTGCACCGGTCTATGGCAGCAGCTGGACTG TAAGGACCCAAGAGCCTGTGGCCCTGTACGATGACGATTTG TTCCCTGAGTACGAAAGTTCCGGAACAGAAGACGAGCCATCAGAAG CGCTTCCTGAATTAAGCGTCAGTCCGGCGGCCGTGTCGCATCACATCCTGTGGATCTCATGTCCACTGGCCCTCCTCGCCGTTGTTTTCGTCGCGTGCGTGTTCAG AGACAAGGAAAAAGTCTTGTCCAAACTGCACAGTCTGAGTGTCCCCGGTCGCCGCAGAAGCCCCGCCCAGCCTGCGTCGCCTGCCACGATCGGAGCGGAAGGTCGAGCCCTGGTGACTTTTAGCCCCCCGAGTtccaaagaagaagaggaggcggGGGGGAATGAGGACGAGCGGTCAGAGATGGCGAGACGGGAAGCCGTTCATTTTAACAACACGCATTACTTCTTGATCCAGAGCCATTGA
- the il6r gene encoding interleukin-6 receptor subunit alpha isoform X1, producing MRLFLPLLCALCITPVGSFYHGTCPKKEPPPGVLVLSPGSSLVLSCDGDVKVDGAKVKVSKQGSNNNAGEHSSSETQTTAYKPHRNEALIKADTNALKGKHEEQGVQAGREGRSSPVYQVFQPTSTPPKAEDMDTSKVTRGLKGKWKVNGKTVGRGHWDWGGFTVGSGGAQLSVSSTRPKDSGNYSCHHRGRERFSVKVIVADAPESPSLSCSKKSPSSKIRCEWTPAKPLTLRPNCYLWLSKRPSDTFHRFHCSFSSRWSRCWCALDHDEDELRTFHMAYLCVTSMAGNATSPILPFYPLDILRPDPPAAVSVRQEIGHETRITVNWTYPASWKSQDSYYELIYELKYHPVNSSHEQVKLIRGRRSSTITDALSGVEYMIQLRTQDEFDGLWSSWSAPVYGSSWTEVRTQEPVALYDDDLFPEYESSGTEDEPSEALPELSVSPAAVSHHILWISCPLALLAVVFVACVFRDKEKVLSKLHSLSVPGRRRSPAQPASPATIGAEGRALVTFSPPSSKEEEEAGGNEDERSEMARREAVHFNNTHYFLIQSH from the exons AACCTCCCCCTGGTGTGTTGGTTCTGTCCCCGGGCAGTAGCTTGGTTCTGTCCTGTGATGGTGACGTGAAGGTGGACGGAGCAAAGGTCAAGGTGTCCAAACAGGGCTCAAACAACAACGCAGGAGAACACTCCTCCAGTGAGACACAGACCACTGCATACAAGCCACACCGCAATGAAGCTTTAATAAAAGCTGATACAAATGCACTGAAGGGTAAGCATGAGGAGCAAGGAGTCCAGGCTGGAAGAGAAGGAAGATCATCTCCTGTGTACCAAGTCTTCCAGCCTACCAGTACACCTCCAAAGGCTGAAGACATGGACACCAGCAAGGTGACAAGGGGATTGAAAGGGAAGTGGAAAGTGAATGGGAAGACGGTAGGGAGAGGACACTGGGATTGGGGAGGGTTCACAGTGGGGAGCGGAGGGGCACAACTCTCTGTGTCCTCAACGCGACCAAAGGATTCCGGGAATTACTCTTGTCACCACCGAGGCCGAGAGAGGTTCTCCGTAAAGGTCATCGTGGCAG ATGCTCCAGAGAGTCCCAGCCTGTCCTGCAGCAAAAAGTCACCCAGCAGTAAGATTCGCTGTGAGTGGACGCCTGCCAAGCCATTGACTTTACGACCTAACTGCTACCTGTGGCTCAGTAAACG GCCCAGCGACACATTCCATCGTTTTCACTGTTCCTTCTCCTCCCGTTGGTCCCGCTGCTGGTGCGCTCTTGACCACGACGAGGATGAGCTCAGAACTTTTCACATGGCCTACTTGTGCGTGACAAGCATGGCGGGCAACGCCACCAGCCCCATCTTGCCCTTTTACCCTCTGGATATTT TGAGGCCTGACCCTCCAGCGGCGGTGTCGGTGCGACAGGAAATAGGGCATGAGACCAGGATAACGGTGAACTGGACTTACCCGGCCTCCTGGAAGTCTCAAGACAGTTATTATGAGCTCATCTACGAACTCAAATACCATCCGGTCAACTCTTCCCATGAGCAG gtGAAGTTAATCAGGGGCCGTCGCTCCTCCACCATCACTGATGCACTGTCAGGTGTGGAGTACATGATCCAGCTCAGAACCCAGGATGAATTTGATGGTCTGTGGAGCAGCTGGAGTGCACCGGTCTATGGCAGCAGCTGGACTG AAGTAAGGACCCAAGAGCCTGTGGCCCTGTACGATGACGATTTG TTCCCTGAGTACGAAAGTTCCGGAACAGAAGACGAGCCATCAGAAG CGCTTCCTGAATTAAGCGTCAGTCCGGCGGCCGTGTCGCATCACATCCTGTGGATCTCATGTCCACTGGCCCTCCTCGCCGTTGTTTTCGTCGCGTGCGTGTTCAG AGACAAGGAAAAAGTCTTGTCCAAACTGCACAGTCTGAGTGTCCCCGGTCGCCGCAGAAGCCCCGCCCAGCCTGCGTCGCCTGCCACGATCGGAGCGGAAGGTCGAGCCCTGGTGACTTTTAGCCCCCCGAGTtccaaagaagaagaggaggcggGGGGGAATGAGGACGAGCGGTCAGAGATGGCGAGACGGGAAGCCGTTCATTTTAACAACACGCATTACTTCTTGATCCAGAGCCATTGA